atataatatgaaatGGAACCATATTCCATTGAGACCCAAAAAGGATGGAGGACAGAAGTCATTTGAATTCAAAGGTTCTCTTTTAAAGAGAATAATTTGtggttatttatttatttttttgtctgTTTGTGTGTTCATAAATAGCTTAAATAGTGTCACACAAtgcttaaaaatatatattctttcaAGTATTTTTCATATCTTTGGTGAATTTTGGCCAAGGTACTCTTTGATCAAGGGGACATATACATGTGATAATGACGTTAAGAACCCTTTATCTCGTCTAAGTTGTCGAAGTTATGTTCTATTAAAACGCAAAGTTATATTGAGAAAACACAACTTCGACGATTTAGACGAGATAAAGGTTTTTTTACTGACGAAAATCAAAGTTACAAGATTATGATCCAAGTTTGACAAGTTAGACGACAAAAATAGAAAACATGACAATTTACAAAACCAATATATTTGATAATTTTCCTCTAGTCCGTGAAATATTTCTCCATTTCATAGCTAAAAGAGTGTTGCTAGATTCatttttttgataattaaaattttatttacatgTTATTTAGATTTGAGAAGATGATCATTTGTGTCCGTTCATATTTTATTATTCGAGTTTCACATTATTTGttttgtcaattttttttaattatcattttaTCCCTAAATCGGGTCATTTCCACAAAAGATATACGTCACTTATGTTATATTTGGATTGATGAATTTCAAGTTCATCCAATAATGTagacatttgaaattcattctaTTTCGTGTAACTAATGTATAAAAAagtgaaatatttatttaagatgtcatctattattttattatgaacAATAAAACTATAATCGAAATCAATGGTTTTCAAACCCATATATCAAAATGCATCACAAAGTATTTTGAAATTACAAAGTAAAACATTCGGttttacacacacacatcaaTTTGTAAGAGTTTATCGAGCCTTGAAAACTTTAGTAAATAAAAGTCAAAATCAATTGAAATGAGGAAAAACaagagaagaaaattaaagaaaagtcTACAATTACACTGTCTTTTACACCTATCACCGTTATTACAcattcacaaaaaaataaaagaataagtctcttgtgagatggtttcacgaatatttatttatgagacggctcaaccctaccgatattcacaataaaaagtaatactcttagcataaaaagtaatacgtttTCATTGATTACCAAAATAAGAgacccgtctcacacaagtttttgccaaaattaaaatgtcaaaaacttgggtctcacgagtcgtattttgtgagacagatctcttatttaggtcattcataaaaaaatattactttttatgctaaaaatattactttttattgtgaatatcgatatgattgactcgtctcacagataaagattcgtgagaccgtctcataagagacctactcaaataaAATGCTCTTTTGCATATTATCTTCCCAATcctttataaattaataataatttatgtatATTCACTTTCTACAAAATTTGGTGAATCTCAAAtcaaattataatatcaaatcaaatttccCAATATAAGGAATGAGAGTGAAGGTGAAATTTAATTATGGTAATCACGACCAAATTTCTTGAaactataaaatatataataaacaaAGTCAATTTCACACACTTTGCATGCAAtcatattttatgataaaattgttcaatttttatatatataatttccaatttcagtttttaatattatatttttcaattttcgaCCATTTTAGCCATATCCAAATTATCAACATGACATTTACACGTCAATGGTATGTCAGAGTCTCGCAGACgttacataaaaaaattataaaaataacaataataatggACTAAAATCGAATTTtgataacataaaaaaaataaaataataatgcaattatatatatattatgacaaAAAGTTTGACTAATTATTGACAGTCATTTTCGGCCACGTTGTGCCTGTTATTGCATGCCTCTCTTCTTATTTAAACCCCTACCTGCCATTTCATATTCACCTGCAAAACTTGCATATTAAACGAAAAAATCCGTTTGGGTTTTTGCCAAAAAAGCGAGAACAGTGCGTGTTTCTTGAATTAGTCAAGAAACTCGGCCTCGGGACATTTCAGATTCATGCAATATTATTTCCTCAACCAAACAATAACTTTTCTGTTACTGAATATCATTTGATACATATTTTGTATATCTTTTCTGGGTTTTTGATTTGGAGGAAAAAAAATCCCGAAAAATTAAAGATGGTGAGTGATTCAATAATGCAGCACCACCAAGTCGTTGATCTCTCCTTCAGTGTCTCTGGCGGCTCCAAGAGTTTTGATGATGATGGACGACTTAAACGAACTGGTATAttatctttatctatatatcaatattgatatatatatatatatgtgtgtgtgtgtgtgtgttcgtGTGTATTAATGCTATTAATTTTTTGTTTCTCTTTTGAAAATAATGGATTTCTtgatttgtgtgtgtgtttctTGGATAGGTACCGTGTGTACCGCGAGTGCTCACATTATCACGGCGGTGATTGGATCGGGTGTGCTGTCCTTGGCTTGGGCCACGGCCCAGCTGGGATGGGTCGCGGGGCCAACTATGTTGTTCCTGTTCTCTTTTGTGACATATTACACTTCTAACCTCCTGGCGTCGTGTTACCGGACCGGCGACCCGGACACCGGCAAGAGGAACTACACTTACATGGATGCTGTTCGGTCAAATCTAGGTTAGCTTTCTAATCTTTGTGAAGTTGAAGGTTGTGGGATTTATGTGTGATGTCTTTTTTTCTTTGACCGGTAATCACAGCCGCTGTTTTCCGGTGCGCACGCACAGCTTAACGCAGAGATTGTgatgttttcttgaatttgtttCAGGTGGTTTTCAGGTGAAAGTCTGTGGGGCAATCCAGTATTTGAATCTTTTTGGAGTTGCCATTGGTTACACCATTGCTTCTTCCATTAGCATGATGTAAGTATAGATTTACTTGTAcgtatatatttcataaaagaAGATGGTTTGTCTGTGGTGGGGTTGGTCATGTTAATGGGATTTGGGATTAGTATGGTTGAAAACAtgtaaaattttgattaatGGAACAATGGTGAAACAGGGCAATCAAGAGGTCTAATTGCTTCCACTCCAAAGGACACGACAGTCCTTGCAAAATCTCAAGCAATCCATACATGATTGCTTTCGGTGTGATCGAAATAGTCTTCTCTCAAATCCCCGATTTCGATCAAATATGGTGGCTTTCGATCGTTGCTGCTATCATGTCCTTCACTTACTCCACCATCGGTCTTGGCCTTGGCATTGCAAGAGTTGCTGGTGAAAAGATGGAGCTCTTTTAGCTTTCAAGTTCTTGTTTACAAGGACTagattttcttgattttgaacTGGTTTTAATAGTATATTTTTTTCGGGTTTTTCTTGACAGAAAGTGGGAAAATCATGGGAAGCTTAACTGGTATTAAAATCGGGACAGGTTTGGGAGAAGTGACTGAAACTGATAAGATTTGGAGAAGCTTTCAAGCTCTCGGAGCTATAGCTTTTGCCTATTCTTACTCCCTTATTCTGATTGAAATTCAGGTATAATTCCAAATTCTTTTGCAATATATGTTGGAAGGATGAAACTATTGATGACTGAGTTGTCTAAAATCTAAACAAATTTAAAGTTCTTTTcttgatttatttcatttaaatGACAGGACACAATCAAATCTCCCCCATCAGAATACAAAACAATGAAGAAAGCCACTCTAATCAGTGTGGCAGTAACAACTCTTTTCTACATGTTCTGTGGCTGCTTCGGCTATGCAGCATTTGGTGATCTTTCACCAGGAAACTTGCTCACCGGGTTCGGCTTCTACAACCCCTTCTGGCTTCTCGACATAGCGAATTTAGCCATTGTGATCCATCTAATAGGGGCCTACCAAGTCTACTGCCAACCACTTTTTGCTTTTATTGAGAAAACAGCAGTTGAATGGTTCCCTGATAGCCCATTCTTCGCTAAAGAAATCCCGATACCAATCCCAGGGTACAAACCATACAAGCTCAATCTATTCAGGCTCGTCTGGAGGACTATTTTCGTGATCATTACGACCGTGATATCTATGATCATGCCATTCTTCAACGACGTTGTTGGGATTCTCGGCTCGTTTGGATTCTGGCCGTTGACCGTCTATTATCCTGTGGAGATGTATATAGCGCAAAAGAGGATCCCCAAGTGGAGCACAAGATGGATAAGCCTTCAGATCCTGAGTATGGCTTGTTTGGTTATATCtgtcgctgctgctgctggttcTTTTGTTGGTGTTGCTGCTGATCTCAAGGTTTACAAGCCATTTCAAAgttgacatatatatatatatatatatgtctatATATTGTAAGGGTTAAGGTTTCCATTTTAGTTGTGTTTATATAATAAGCCCAAAGGGTTGTGTATTTACTTATGGAAATCAAGAATCCATGTTTTTAGTTTTCAATTGAGAAGCATGCAATTTGCTTTGCTTATTTCTCATTTTGAAACAGTGGAGTACTTCTTCAAAAGTCAATTTTAGAGCATTGGTTTATACTAAGGCAAAATCTTTCAGTGACACTATCTAACGAGTTagttttgtgagacggatctcttatccgtccaatccatgaaaaaatattaattttcacttTCGTTATAGATCTGGTAGACtcgtttcaaaaatataaattcacGAGAAACTTATCGTTATTCATGCTGCCTACAACTCTCTTATCAACTAAAAACTTGTCTTCGACCACTATGGCTAGTGGCATTTTATTCTCTCAAAAGTTAGAATATCTCGGTTCGAGATTCTCCCATCCTCTATAAAATGGGAACACATTTTGTTGCTTACATTTAAATAGTTGCATTATGGACTATTCATTTTAATTTCCCATTATTTTAGAAGTGCCACTATCTTGAAATTCACATATTCACCATCAAATGTGTGTTTTTCTCCGGCAACACACTTAGTGAATCAAGGGCTAGAAATATTATTGTCCCATCATTTCATATACTCAAATGTATAACATAATTTATAGTTTAGAGGTTTGTATTGGTTCTAGAATTTTAAtaacttttatagagtttaaaagtctagaggtattcaatATATACTTTTATATACTCTATAAAAGTTTAGTGCTATTCAGTGTaaacttttgtagaattttaaaaagtcaggtgatattcaaacttgacttttaaaagCTCTACAAAATTTTATAGTAATTGAAAATGTCAATAGACTTCTAATGACTCCATGTAATTCTATTAAGTACACGAATTATAGACTAAGatacaacaataaaatgtcaaaaaaaaaatttgattcaaTCTAAAGATTTGGATATACATTTAATTGAGAAATCTCTCAAACTCACATACTCAATACAAAtactaaaattttcatttttttctcatctatttatttttccttttatttgtaatttttaaaaacatatttttttattgttaacaataatttaaaatctaaattattaacatcgttcattttatttttggagtTTCAGTCACAAAAcctcataaaatttaaaattatttttattaaatttttttaaaaataattacactacataataaaaaaattataatatttttttgatctataaattaaaaataataattattttgtaagtaaaatttaattttttttattaattattatatagcatttgatgtttaattattttctataattttagtCAATCTATATCTTAATTTTGACTATCACTCAAAATTCTTGCATATGATAAAAATAacacatatataaaaataacacatatataaaaataacattaataaattaaatatattaaaattttataaaattactctaattacaaatattttaacatatttattatttattttcaaataaaaataattgtttttttatttgacATATTGTTTATATATTACAAtactatttatatttttgtagttttcaaatattatgtatattattCATTAGTTAATTAACTTTACAAATATGATTTGATAGGTAAATATTTTTTAGTTGATGTTGGATATCCAAATCGACGTTAATTCTTGGCTCTTTTTCGAAGTGTGTGTTATCATTTTTAGGAATTCACAGGTCAATGTCGTCATCCTGAAGATGCTAAAGAGGTTTTCAGTCTTCGTCATGCTTCTTTAAAGAATGCTATTGAGCGGACATTTGATATATTTAAATcacgatttaaaatattcaagCCGACTCCTCCATTTTCACATACGACTCAAACAAAGCTTGTATTGGCTTGTGCTGGATTGCACAATTTTCTTCGAAAAGAGTGTCGATttgataaatttcaaattaaacCAGATAATGAACTCAATTATCTTCATCGACACAAGTTTATAAAAGTGTCAATTTTGATCAGTTATTTTATACTCAAGAACAACAACAAGCAAATGCTAATACATGGAAGGATACCACAACCAATGGAATGTGGAGCGATGTTGATCAAATTGAAAATATTGAATAGATTTTTTAATAAATGATTACTCATTATTATGATTGTtcctttaataaaatattattatgaagttataaaaatattgttcaataatatgttgaattgagttaaaaaatgaaattttgatttcaataaattggatagttcatTTATCAATTTTcccaaattaaattgatttaatttttaattaagtaaaattcatttacattcataaataaaataataatttaaaattgaagatgTTATCTATatccaataattatttaaaaaaattaataaaaaataaataacaattataaattacaaaattcacataattctATGAAAAGGTTTAcaaaagtttacaaaaatcttgaaaaaaagtctacaagatttatgaaatttgtttgacaattctatgagattctataaaaatcaataaaaatctacAAACTCCATGAAAgtctataatttaaaaaaactcTTTAAAAGTATAGATGAATACATCTCCCTTAGTTTAGATTTTGGCACATTATCACTCGACTCTAGTCCTCTTCATCTTCATCTCTCTTCGATTATTAATTCTGACTTTCTTTTTGTATCGTGAAGTCTAACGACTGTGATTTAAGTCGTGAtataaaaatttacattttatttGAAATTGGGATCAATTCACATTGAAGTGATAGTGATGATAATGTGATATGAACAATTCTTGGAAGTATAATACTTTGCTATGAACCACcttttttctatatatataaccaaaaaaaaaaaacattcgtACATATattagtaggtctcttgtgagacggttatCGGTAAGATGAATAAACACTgcttatatttacaataataagcaATACTTTCAAtataaaaagtcatattttttcatgaatgactcaaataaaatatatgtttcacaaaatttaattttgaaacgtctcataaaagtttttgtgtgtgtgtgtatacacGTGGTAGGATAGATGAATGGAGGGTTTGAAGGAGAATCCAAGAAACCGATGACCAATAATTAAAGCCAATTCATGATAAGAAAGTGATTTAGCTTTACAATTTTGAATAATCTTTGAAAATATATCTTTTTATTTGATGTTACAAAAAGTATAGAGTGATCAATTTTATAaacacaaaacaaaatttttgtGGGTATCACGAtttaattttgtaaaaaatttgtgagacaaatcttcTATTTTTGGTCactcataaaaatatattatttttatgccgaaattattacttattattgtaaatataagtATAGATTGACCTGTTTTaatgataaagattcgtgagatcttCTCACAAAAACCTGTCAATTTATAATCCAttaaaattttgacataaataataatatcgCAAAAACAATTCCAAACCAATAGATAATATGAATGAGTTTGGATACAACAATTATagcttaattaatttttattttgtcaAACTCTAATTTTGAAGTACAAATGGTGTAGTTGAAAATGTACACTAGTGTGACAAAAATTAagtataataaaattaattaactcATGAGTGGTAAATGAGATTGATGTGTGTACAATATAATAGATATATAGAATACAAATACATACTTGaggaaaaaaagaaataaatcaactcaaaactcaaaatactCCTTTTAAGTATTACATAAATATAAAtagaattataaaataaataaacaatactCTCGATGcggttttatttttttaaaaaaatcaacaaaTTACTATTAAAAAACATCGGTATCTCGTAGAGATGAGATCTCAGGTCTTTTGGTTAATAATTAACATTCCACACTGGTGTATTAGTCAAATTGTAATAACATACATAAAATTTGGGACAAAATGATTGTGAGATGATCCAATGAATCTTGGAGAATTCCGTCATAAGATCGTGGCGATAGTTGCCGTGGCGCGGCGGTCATACTGAAAAGCGCTTGTAGCAGATTCAAATATAATTACTTTGTATTATTTCCAATTTTGTGCGTCATGTCTAAATGTTTGGACATGATTGGactttttacaattttttttcccaatcCTACCACTTTATTATATGTGTTTTTTAGGACAAAGATTATGTAATCGAACTCATACCTTAAATTCCTCAAAGGGAACTTCTGTTGGTTCTTTGGAAACGACTTTATTATATTATCTTTTAGTAACAAATTTATTTCCATCTTATCTATTATCTTCTATCATTTcaattcaaaaatttattatatcattttatcttaaaaattgataaatttcatttttaaattaaaaaaaaaacattttcaaatcgATCTTCGTGTCTGAAAACCTATATGATGTAGGATTTGGATCCTCTGTTGTGGCTGAACCTGTGTTGTACTCTTTTTAGAAGTTGATCATCTCGTTACGTCCGACAATTTTTCTAATTTATCTGACACCATGTGAGGTCCATCAGATGATCAATTGATCATTTCGTATAAAAAATACACAATGCCATGTACAGTGTTTTCAACCACATCAGAGTATCTAATATTATAGAACATTATTTTGTCAAACAATAAATCTCATGTCCCCACGTGAGAAAAGTCTCACATCGTTACGCATCCTCCAATCAAATCCGATTGAAACCTAAAGTCGCTAATAGTTTAAAACAACTTTATAGACTCCTAACACGATTTTAGTTCAAAAGTACAACCGCAAAACAGAGGGATTCTTTTACCACGTTTAAACCACTGTAACTGTCAAGTTCTCCGCCACCTCTTTAGAATCATCGCTTTCGGTTTCTCCGACGTGGTACTCAGGGAGGAGGAGCGCCGCCGCCTCCGTGGATATATACTTCGATGGAGACTTCAATTGGTGGTTCGAGCAGTCATCAGTATTCAGCCTCATTCGTCGCTTCGCAGCGAGAAGTCACATACAGGTTccatcttccttgggtcttaaATCCTGCTGTTTGTTGATTGATTTGTGTTACTGAATTTCATGTTGGGCAAAGATTTAATTTGATTACGTTTGTTGATTAAGTGGAAAAGTTGTCTCAAAATTTATTCTTCATGTCTGATATTCAGTAATTTTTTCTCGATTTCTCCGGAAAAAAATACAGGCTATGCATTGCATTATAAGAGAGAATTGTTCCAGGGgttttctgattttaatgaatgAATTTCTGTAGTGTAAAGTTGCAGATGTTGCACAATTTATTCTTGCTGTGATTGCAGAAAATTTTCCCCCATTGTTTGTTTTTTCAGGTTGTTTTATCTGGAGAAAGAGTAGGTGTAGGGCAGTgttaaaaactataaatttttgATTAAGAAACAGTGTAATTATAGTAATGGTCGTTCATGTTTGATTATCTAGTGCTCTATTATATAGACTTGAGTTTTTTCCTTACATCCAAACTTAAGATATTACCTAGTGTGAGCAATTCAATAAGACGCCCACCTCGACTTGTGGCGGGAGTGTAGGTGCCAGGACGCATGCACTTTGTGAGCTTCCACCGAATTTCAGCCGAAGTGACTCTTACTAGGGGCTCAATGAAGGTGCCCCCGTTATCAGAAACAACCCAGAGCAATTCAGTTGTTTCTTTAAATCTTGTTTGGTGTGGGATAGGAAAGCCTCTGCTTCCAGTAAATCCAGTGCTAGGATTTGCATAAAAATGCTTATTCTctataattttctttttcttattttcttttgtatgcAATCATATGAAATCAGTTCGACCTAATGTAATAGTGGTAAAGTCTTTTTGGAtggtaaataaataaatttattatgcTCGTAGATCATCTGGTTTTTGTACCGTTGGCCTTAGCTTTCAAAGTATCATTCTAAACGAGTATCGTGGTAATAACAatataattacatgtcttgagttttttataatattgggcggtgaaaaatatttggtgtGAAAGTCCATATAATTTATTCCTGTATCAATTTGTTGCTGTTGGTTTAGAAGATTTCCTCATGGGTCGTGATCTTAACTTTTATTCAAGTGCAAGTTTCTTTTCAAAAGCATTTTGAGTCTCCTCCTTTATTGACCTGTCCTCCTTCCGAATTCCTGGATTCGTCCTTGACTGATGCCTATAACTATTCAAGCtaatatgataaatttgtgcAGCTGTGGTTCTTGTGGATACGATCTAAACTTGAATTCGTCGAGTCGGAATACATCAACCATTGGATCCAAATATGGTAAATCTATGAAAAAGGGGATTATTTCCTTCTTCTCCATCGATGACAGCAGATTCAATCAGGTTGAAGAATTCAGCTGTGTCCCTTATTTCATTTCTAAGCATTCTTGGGGTCTTTTACGCAAAAAAACTAAACTTTCCTGCCGAAAATGTGGGAACTATATCGGAATCGCCACCGACTTTAATGCATCTTCTCCTCGCCTTATAACGAATGGGTCAGATTCGCCCTCTAGCAGTGAAATCTCGGATCTGAGAAAGTACGACATCAGAATTCGCTCTTTGCAACCTTCATCAGCTGATGTGGGCACTCCTTTCATGTCGTGATGTTTATACACATAAAGCGTACgaatttatgtattttatttccgTTTCAAGTTCTCTAGGCGACGATGAGCTACTCGAACTAGTCACGAGCGTAGTTTTGCTCGATGTTTGTCGATATTTATCAtgtatttttatcattatctcaCATATAGAGAAttctgaatatatatatatatgttccaTTGTTTTGAGCTTGAATATTGGGAGATTCATTTTCTTGCTGCAGTTAACATGTCATTATTCTCAATTGGGAAATTTGAAacttaaaattctaaaaaaaaaaattgtttttgatTGTTCTTTTGGTCAACATAAGATTTGAAGAAGTAGAAAACTTCTAATAATTTCTTTAGAAATAATTGAATGCATTATTGCATGTTAAcagaaatattttaaaagtcttGATTGAGGTGACGATTTGTTTTACTTCTATTATAGAAAAAATGATCATTGGAATTTGCTAATAATTGTCCATTGTTGGTCAAAATAATGACATGACAACTCGTTATTTTAGGAAAATTTCAATAGGgtgattaaattattttttggtCCGAAGatcaaaattaacaaaataataataaaaattcaataatgatatcagtcatttaattatatatatatattgatcagAAATACTAAAATAGATCTTTGTGACATAATTACGATACTATAATTGATCCGACGAAAGATACGATACTAAAAATCACAAACCTCAACTAAAATTAAAATTGCGTGTGTCGTAATTTTAACATAATCGTTAGATTCTTTTATATAAAAAGTTATTTgccacaaatatatatatatatatatatatatatatatatatatatatcaaaattgatAAATGGTACATAATCTCTGGATTTACAATTTCATTGATTAATTTTGTTCAATAACCTCTGGATTTACATAATTTAATTTACTTTTATGAACTTGTGCGTTGCAGCTTTTGGTTTCCtattagtaatttttttattttttttacgtaAAACAAGTTTTTGGTTTgaaattgtttttaattttcattttttttttttgcaaattcTCATTATTAacaattaatattaaataaaattttattttaaaagaacatAGAATATCACAAGGTTTTTTTGTATTAGGACGAGGAAAATATCGGTTTAATCGAAATAACTTACTGAACGGAATTAAATCGGAATCTAGGTTCTGCTAAATTGGTAGATtgattcttaaaaaaaaaatcgattaaaTCAGTtcgattttaaattttaaaaaccaTTTAAATATTACAATTAACATGGAATAgggttttaaattttaaaaaccatttttgtataaaaaaaaattgtataatgAAATAGTTTTGCACATGTTGTGACAAAATCAATGTGCAACATTTTCTTGATTCTTTTGGTGGATAAGAGGGGAATGCATATACAATTTACCTTTTCTTCCATCAAATTATGCACATATCTGATTGAATGActtttaagttatttttgaaTGGATGAATTTATTCgacgagtaggtctcttgtaagacgatctcacgaatctttatctgtgagacgagtcaatcctaccgatattaacaataaaacgtaatattttttcatggatgacccaaataagagatctgtctcacaagatacgacccgtgagaccgtctcacacaatttttcgTTCTATTTGATTTATAGCTCAAATTCATCATTCGTGTTCAacgacaaaaaaaataataaaataaataaataaataaatcttttgaCAACTAAATTATTTACTTGCTTGTTCTTACATTCCGATCTTAAATCTTCAGGTCCGTCTTTGGTTCTCGGACTAATCTCTTGTCCGACTTCATGGATCCGATTCGGAGATGGATTAAACATGATGGATACCGATATCTTATATTGCATATCTTGTCATTTTGGAGGTCACAAGATCACACTTTTTTCAATATCATCCCAACATGGAGGTCCTTGAATAATTTTCATATTGATGAGTAGAGCCAACGGAGGCGACTACAAAAAAGAGTAGAGCCAACGGAGGCGactaaaaaaaaacaaaaacaaaaacaaaaacaaaaacaaaagaacTCTTTTGTCGCAAAAACTTACGTGAGACGATTTCAtgaatcaattttgtgagacatatattttattttgataactcattaaaaatattactttttatgtcaaatatGAACAAGATTGACTCGATCTCACAAAAAAGAAATCTATGAGATCGTCTTAAGATAAACTTGTATGCACATGCATATATGCTATTGTAGAGTTGGGGAAAAAATTATGTCTTGTCAAAATATAAAACCAACCCTTTTGAGAAGAGATTACTATTATTTTCCTTAAAGACAACAAGTGGAAAATTTATATAAACTTGGGCTATAATTGAGCAATGACCATCTCCTTTTCACATGTATAAACAAGATTATTCCAATTTTTTGTTCAATAATTCAATTTTATTATGCATCATTGTTTCATGATATTTGACTCAAGTCATACAAAAATGATTAGAGTTATAAA
This window of the Primulina tabacum isolate GXHZ01 chromosome 12, ASM2559414v2, whole genome shotgun sequence genome carries:
- the LOC142521146 gene encoding amino acid permease 3-like, which gives rise to MVSDSIMQHHQVVDLSFSVSGGSKSFDDDGRLKRTGTVCTASAHIITAVIGSGVLSLAWATAQLGWVAGPTMLFLFSFVTYYTSNLLASCYRTGDPDTGKRNYTYMDAVRSNLGGFQVKVCGAIQYLNLFGVAIGYTIASSISMMAIKRSNCFHSKGHDSPCKISSNPYMIAFGVIEIVFSQIPDFDQIWWLSIVAAIMSFTYSTIGLGLGIARVAESGKIMGSLTGIKIGTGLGEVTETDKIWRSFQALGAIAFAYSYSLILIEIQDTIKSPPSEYKTMKKATLISVAVTTLFYMFCGCFGYAAFGDLSPGNLLTGFGFYNPFWLLDIANLAIVIHLIGAYQVYCQPLFAFIEKTAVEWFPDSPFFAKEIPIPIPGYKPYKLNLFRLVWRTIFVIITTVISMIMPFFNDVVGILGSFGFWPLTVYYPVEMYIAQKRIPKWSTRWISLQILSMACLVISVAAAAGSFVGVAADLKVYKPFQS
- the LOC142521404 gene encoding uncharacterized protein At4g08330, chloroplastic-like translates to METSIGGSSSHQYSASFVASQREVTYSCGSCGYDLNLNSSSRNTSTIGSKYGKSMKKGIISFFSIDDSRFNQVEEFSCVPYFISKHSWGLLRKKTKLSCRKCGNYIGIATDFNASSPRLITNGSDSPSSSEISDLRKYDIRIRSLQPSSADVGTPFMS